The following are from one region of the Pseudomonadota bacterium genome:
- a CDS encoding PGPGW domain-containing protein gives MFEWLTDGAVDLWWVFPLSVLSFFGTIALLPIIVTRMPPDYFMKERRNPFARTQRHWLVHWLLVLTKNVLGVVILTAGLAMLVLPGQGMLTILIGLTLLDFPGKYYLERRIVLQPAILHSVNWIRLRANHPPLQLPAARGEAQASADHLSP, from the coding sequence ATGTTTGAGTGGCTGACCGACGGTGCGGTCGATCTTTGGTGGGTATTTCCTCTGTCCGTGCTCAGTTTCTTCGGCACGATTGCCTTGTTGCCGATTATCGTGACTCGCATGCCGCCTGATTACTTCATGAAGGAGCGGCGAAACCCGTTCGCGCGCACCCAGCGTCACTGGCTGGTGCACTGGCTTTTGGTGTTAACCAAAAATGTCTTGGGGGTGGTGATATTGACGGCCGGCTTGGCCATGCTTGTCCTGCCTGGGCAGGGTATGTTGACCATTCTGATTGGACTGACGCTGTTGGACTTCCCCGGCAAGTACTATCTCGAGCGGCGCATTGTTCTCCAACCCGCAATACTTCACTCGGTTAATTGGATTCGCCTACGAGCGAACCATCCGCCATTGCAATTACCCGCAGCTCGCGGCGAGGCTCAGGCCAGTGCCGATCACCTCTCGCCTTAA